GCCAGCGGGGAAATGCTTCTCGACCACCTCCTTGACCATCGTGCGTGCCTCGCGCAGGTTGTGCCGCGGCAGGCGCGGGAACAAGTGGTGCTCTACCTGGAACTGGAGGCCGATGTGTACGAAATCGAGCCACTTCGGCGTCGAAACGTTCATAGTGGTGCGCATCGTGGTGATGTACCACTCGTCGTCTGGACCCGTGTACGCGCGCCCGGCGTACGCATGCATCGACCAGTGCGAGAGCACGATCTGAACGTGCAGCACGCCCGCGACGGCGTGCGACACCATGACCCAGCTGACGGCCTGCGCCCAGGTGGGCATCGACCAGGCGGTGGCAAGGACCCACGAGAAGAAGACGGCGATGCCTGCGAGCTCGGTCTTGGGGTAGTGCGTCTTATCGGGTTGTGTGAGCAGGTAGATGAGCCCCTGCACATACAGGTTCCACCGGCCGAGCGCCATCAGAGGATAGAAGAAGAGGTGCTGGTACGACACGAGCAGCCGCGCCACGTCATCCATGCCTACCCACTTCCGGTGGTACGTGTCCCACCACTTGGGCCGGCTGAAGATTTTGGGGCTGATGGCGAGCATGGGCATGTGCTGGATGTTCGGGTCGTGCTCGATCGCATTGCACGCGACGTGGTGCGTGTTGTGGTCGCTCTTCCACCAGCCGACCGAAAGGCCCATGAGCGCGGAGAGGGTCGATCCGATCCGATGGTCGCGGTGGAAGTCGTGCGTCACTCCGCTGTGCCCGAGGTCGTGCCCGATGCCCGCAAGCTGCTGCCAGAAGACCCCCATGAGCACTGCGCCGCTCATGTGCGCAGTGCACGAGGTGCAGCCGAGCGAGAGATACAGACTGCTCAGGAAGAGCGCGGCGTGCCAGGCGGCCATCTTAGCGTAGAAATGCATGTCCGTCTCGAAGAGGCCGCGGCGCAGTAGCTCGAGG
The sequence above is drawn from the Pseudomonadota bacterium genome and encodes:
- a CDS encoding acyl-CoA desaturase gives rise to the protein MFANYHAARVYEKMLPAFLIGEMAPGEIVVWPHVADFRRVRLELLRRGLFETDMHFYAKMAAWHAALFLSSLYLSLGCTSCTAHMSGAVLMGVFWQQLAGIGHDLGHSGVTHDFHRDHRIGSTLSALMGLSVGWWKSDHNTHHVACNAIEHDPNIQHMPMLAISPKIFSRPKWWDTYHRKWVGMDDVARLLVSYQHLFFYPLMALGRWNLYVQGLIYLLTQPDKTHYPKTELAGIAVFFSWVLATAWSMPTWAQAVSWVMVSHAVAGVLHVQIVLSHWSMHAYAGRAYTGPDDEWYITTMRTTMNVSTPKWLDFVHIGLQFQVEHHLFPRLPRHNLREARTMVKEVVEKHFPAGSPECKRLFPNGIAYHEPGFFEGNLEMWRTLKLTALAARSAKKGEHGFWQSALWDGMNCAG